Part of the Brevibacillus brevis genome is shown below.
GCAGCAAAGGATGGCGCGCTGTCTTCATGACGGGTCTCCTTTTCTTTTCGACACACCTATGATAGGATTACTTCCTATGAGTCCGAAAAACCCTTTCGGACAAAGATGAACGGGTGTACAAGGAGGGAATGCAGTGAGACAGGTGGCGATCAGCGGACGCGGAGGAAGACTGCAGGCAGTCCTGTTGGAAGGCGGACGGCTCCGGGAGTGGCGCACGGATCATGAAGCTGCAGGCGTATGGGCGGGCGATCTTTACTGCGGACGAGTGACAGACGTCTTGCCGGGGATTCAGTCGGCCTTCGTCGATATCGGCGACGGGCAGAAGGCGTACCTGTACGTCGATGACGCATTGCCCAAAGGCAGCTCCTCTGGGGGTAAGCCGACCATCAGCCAGCGGGTACAAGTCGGGGAAACGGTGATTGTGCAGGTGAGCAAGGAAGGCACCGAGCTCAAGGCGCCGAAAGTAACCGCCCGCATCAGCCTTCAGGGAAGATATCTCGTCTACCTGCCAAAGGAAGAAGGCGTCTCCCTCTCCCGCAAAATCGGCGACGCTGCGGTGCGAATGCACTTGCAGGAGACGCTCTCCGTATCGCTGGAGCAGGGAGAAGGCGTGATTATCAGGACGGAAGCGGCAGGGGCGCAGGCGAGTCGACTGGTGGAGGAGCTCGCTTATTTGAAAAATCGCTGGAGCCAGATCCTTGCCTCTGCGCAGCAGTTGGGGAAGCCGGGACTGGTCGGCCGTGACGCGGCGATGCTGGAGGGAGTCATCCGCGATCTGATCGGAGAAGGCGTGGATGAGGTGCTCGTCGAGGAATCCGCTGCCTATCAGCGGACAAAAGCCGTCATGCAGGTATTTGCTCCCGAACAGCTGGACAGGCTTGTCGGGTACCGCGAAAGACAGCCGCTGTTTGCACGGCTGGGGGTAGATGCCCAGCTGAAGCAGGCGATGCAGCGAACGGTTCCCTTGAAAAGCGGAGGCCATCTGGTGATCGATCGGACCGAGGCAATGACGGTGATTGACGTGAACACCGGAGCGTTTACCGGCAAAGGCGGGCAGCAGCGGGAACAGGCGGTCACCATGGCCAATCTGGAGGCCGCCGCCGAAATCGCGGTCCAGCTCCGGCTGCGCGATATCGGCGGCATCATCGTCATCGATTTTATCGACATGCAGGAGGCGGCCAACAAGGAGCGCGTGCTCACGGCGTTGAAGCGAGAGCTCTCCCGCGATCCCGTTCCGGCCACGGTGCTGGGGATGACTGCGCTCGGGCTGGTCGAGATGACTCGAAAGCGGGTGCGAGCCAGCCTGGCGGAGAGGATGACAGAGCCGTGCGACGCGTGCCGCGGCCAAGGGAGAGTGTGGACGGTCGAGGAAATGCTGCGCAGGCTATCCGACGAGTTGACGGCTCTCGCGCGTGTCCAGGAGGCGGAAGCGGTCGTGCTCGAATTGCCTGAGCGCCTACATCAAGCTTTGGACGGTATGGATGGGGAGGAGCGGCAGCGCTGGCCGGTCGAATGGTTTCTGCTCCCTTCCCCAGAGCTAAAGCCGGATGAATACAGGATCCTGTATGCGGGACGATACGAGGAAGCGGCTCGTTTGGCCAAAAAACAATCGCAGATGACTTGACTGGGCGATCCGTGCTGTGATAACCTAGTGTTTGTCATGCAGCTATGCCTGCATACTGTAACCGCTCGAAGCAGGTACACAAGTCGCCGTTGCGGCGCACCTGTAAAGGCGAGTCTGAGTATAGGAGGTGCACACAGTGTACGCAATTATCGAAACCGGTGGAAAGCAATACAAAGTTGAAGAGGGTGCAGTTCTCTTCATCGAAAAACTGGCTGGCAACGAAGGTGACGCTGTTACTTTTGACAAAGTTCTGCTCGTGAGCAAGGACGGCAAAGTAACTGCAGGAGCTCCTACCGTTGCTGGTGCTACGGTAACTGGTAAAGTAGAAAAACACGGTAAACAAGCAAAAATTATCGTGTACAAATACAAAGCCAAGAAAAACTACCGTCGCAAGCAAGGTCATCGCCAACCGTTCACCAAAGTTGTGATTGAAAAAATCAACGCGTAAGTTGGACGCGCGATGGTAACGGTAAACGTGCAAAGAAACGAGCAAAATGAGATCGAGGTCATTACCATGACGGGACATGCCAACGCAGGCAAGCACGGTTCAGATCTCGTCTGTGCCGCTGTTTCTGCGGTCAGTCTCGGCTTGATCAATGCCGCGGATCTTTTGCTCGGTAAGAGTCCGGATGTTCAGTTCGCAGAGAAGGACGGCGGATTCCTTCAGTGGGATCTTCGCCGTACCGACGACGATGCGCTTCGTGAAAAGCAGATGCTTTTGGCGGAAAGCATGGTTGTATCTCTGTTCATGATCGCTGAAACAAACGGAAAATACGTAGCAGTTCATGATACAAAATGGCAAGGAGGTGTCTGACATGAACTTTCGTTTTCCTGTAGACCTGCAATTTTTTGCATCCAAAAAAGGGGTAGGTTCCACAAAGAACGGTCGCGATTCCATCTCCAAACGTCTGGGCGTGAAACGCGGCGACGGTCAATTCGTTACTGCTGGTAACATTCTCGTTCGTCAACGCGGTACGAAAATTTACCCAGGTGCGAACGTAATGAAAGGCGGAGACGACACTCTGTTTGCAACAGCAGACGGCGTTGTTCGTTTCAAACGTCTGGGCCGCGATCGCAAACAAGTTGTGATCGAACCGGTTGCTTCCGAAGCGTAATGGAGCGGAATGAAGAAAACCCAGCCAAGCTGCTGGGTTTTCTTTTGTTTTCCCGCTTTTTTTTGTGGTACAATAGGACAGAAAGAAATCTTATCGACTTGGGTGAATGTGATGAAAGACGAGCGGAGGCTGTTTACGCAACAGACTGACGAGCTGTTGGCCGTACTGAACAGGCAACGGCATGACTGGTTGAACCACGTTCAGGTCCTGCTCGGCTATTTGCATTTGAACCGTACTGAACAGGGAGAAGCTCACTTGAAACGAATCGCGGAGATGGCCATGCAGGAAAGCATGATCGCCCGATTGAACAGCTCCCTGTTGTCTGTCTTCTTCCTGACATTTAATGCGCTGAACAAGGAAATGCTTTTGGATGTGGAAGTGTGCAATCAAGTGGATCTCACGAAAGTGGCCCTGGATGAGCAGCGCTTGTTTCAGTTGGTGTCGGAGATTTTATGCACAGTGAACGATCACGTAGAAGTGGGAGGCTACGAGCCCCCGAGCATGCAGCTTTCCCTGACGGAGGACGTGCACGGCGTTCATTTTCGCTTTGACCTGGCCGGACAGCTACGTGCAACCGGATTGGAAGAACTGGAAAAACTGATACGCAAAAGCGAGCAGAGTACGGTGGAGGTCACCGAGTGGATACATACGGAAGAGGAATGGATACTAGAATTGCGGATTCCATTCGAGTAAGGAAAGAGGTGACGCCATGTTTGTCGATCAGGTAAAGATTTTCGTAAAAGGCGGGGACGGCGGAAACGGAGCCGTATCCTTCCGCCGGGAAAAGTACGTTCCGTTGGGCGGACCTGCCGGCGGCGACGGTGGACGCGGCGGAGATGTCGTATTCATCGTGGACGAGGGCTTGCGCACGCTGGTAGATTTTCGCTACCAAAAGCATTTCAAGGCTCCGCGCGGGGAGCATGGACGCAACAAAGGCCAGCACGGAGCAGGCGCGGAAGACATGTACGTACGGGTGCCTCCGGGGACGACGGTAATCGACGATGACACCAAGGAAGTCATCGCAGATCTCGTCGAGCATGGCCAGACGGCAGTCATCGCGAAAGGCGGCCGAGGCGGCAGGGGAAACATGCGCTTCGCAAATCCGGCAAACCCGGCCCCGCATATCTCCGAGAACGGCGAGCCGGGCCAGGAGCGCTACATTTTGATGGAGCTCAAACTGATTGCGGATGTAGGACTGGTCGGCTATCCAAGCGTAGGGAAATCGACGCTTCTGTCCAGCGTGACGGCAGCCAAGCCGAAAATCGCGGCGTACCACTTCACGACGCTGACGCCAAACCTCGGGGTAGTCGAGGTGGGTGAGCACAGCTTCGTCATGGCGGATCTCCCCGGTTTGATTGAGGGGGCGCATGAGGGAGTTGGACTGGGGCACCAGTTTTTGCGCCACGTCGAGCGCACGCGTCTGATCGTGCACGTCATCGACATGGCGGCGGTGGATGGACGCGATCCGTACGAAGACTACCTGCAGATCAACCGGGAGCTGGTCCTTTACAATCTCAAGCTGGAGGACCGGCCGCAGATCGTGGTCGCCAACAAGATGGACGTACCGGAGGCGCAGGAAAATTTGGCGCGCTTCAAAGAAAAGCTGCCGGATGTGAAGGTGTATGAAATTTCGGCTGCGACCAGGCAAGGTGTTCAGGAGCTCATGTATGCGGTAAGAGATTTGCTCGCGACCATTCCGGACAAGCCGGCGGTGGAAGAAGTGGCGGAAGTGGAAGAACGCGTCGTATTCAAAGCCGAGAAGGAACCGGAGGCATTTGAAATTCACCGCGACAATGAAGTGTACGTGGTCAGTGGCGAGAAGATAGAGAAGCTGGTGCGAATGACCAATCTGAACAGCTACGATGCGGCTCAGCGCTTTGCCAAGATCATGCGCAGCATGGGCGTGGACGACGCCCTCCGCAAGCACGGAGCCAAGGATGGAGACACGGTTCGCATCGGCAAGCTCGAGTTTGATTTCGTGGAGTGACAATTCCTATGACAGATGTCCCATCTCTCAGCCCCTTTTTGACAGATAAGCGGCTTTCGCGTGGTGCCGTGTTGCAGATGATGATCTCCAGACAGGTGAAGACACCGGTACAGGTGATGGTGGAACATGTGAAGGCGGGGTATCTCATCGTTTCCACTGAGGTAAAGGCCGAGGCCAAGACGGAATTGCTCGGTTCGACCGTACGGGTACGCTGGGAGACGGACGCATCGATCAATACCATCGATTTGGAAGTAGTCCAGGAACAGACCATGTGGCCGGTCAAGCTGCTGGCCCTGGTCCCGATTGCCGTCGGCGTGGAGATCACGGCGAAGGGAAAACAGGGTCTGCTCTCTCCCGAATCGCCCGTGAAAGTCCCGTACAAAGTGATGGGAGCCCGGCCGATCGAAGAAAAGGGAGAGGCCGTGCTGGTGCAGTTTTCTCCTACCCGTTTGGTGCTTCAGACGGACGGCTATGTGGCAAAAGGCGATTTTCTGCATCTTTCCTTTACTCTTCCCATGTGGCCTTCGGAAATCGTGGGCATGGCGAAAGTCGTGGAAAAAAGCTACGAGGACACACACTCGATCCTCGAGCTGATCTTTACGGATCTTCCCGAAAAGCATCATCAAGCCATCAAAGATTACTACAAAAAGCTTTCTGCAGCCGCTTCCTTCTGAGGAAGCGGTTTTTTTCCTTTGCCGTTCCGCCGAAGAAGGTATATAGTATAGGCATAGAGTTCTTTATCGTGCCTGTTCTTTTGAAGAGATTCGGAAGAACAATGATCCTGCTATATCAACTTGTGAAAAAATGCACGTTGATGTTTCCATCCGTTTGCATACTGCACTTTGTGAAAAATATTACAAATAGGTTAGACTATCGGATACAGGGTGAATATCGGCCGTCACTCGGACGAACAGGCAACGAGAAAAGCAGGCCTCTATTCCAACGCAAAGGAGGACGTTTTCCTATGTCTCAAACAACGACGCAACAAGCTGAAGTAGCCAGCACAGCTGCATTGGCGCCAGAGCAGATGGATGTGCTCGATCAGTTGATGAAACCGGAAATTCAGGAGTCTCTCAATGTACTGGTGGCAAACCTGCCGAAACTGGCGGAAATGACCACGATCCTGACCAAAACGTACGATTTGGTGCAAACCGTAGCCAACGACCAGGTCCTGATCAGCGACCTGAAAGGCGGCATGGAAGAATTCGTGAAGCCGATCCAAGACAAGGCAAAAGGCATCGCGCAAGCCGCTATTGAAGCAAACGACCGTTCGCATGCAGAAACAGCGACAATCGGTCTGTTCGGCATGCTCAAAATGCTGAAAGATCCGCAAGTGCAAAAAACATTGCGTTTTGCCCAGGCATTCCTCGAGGTTTTGGCTGAGCGCCAGCAGCAAAAACGCTAACCCATAACGAAAGACAAGAACGGGAGGACTAAAGGCATGTCGAAGCATATCTTGATTCTGGGCGGCGGCTATGGCGGACTTTTGAGCGCGCTTACTGCCCGTAAATACATGACTGCGGAAGAAGCAACCATCACATTGGTAAACCGTTTCCCTTCTCATCAAATCATTACAGAGCTGCACCGCTTGGCTGTAGGAAATCTGTCCGAGCAAAACGTGGCGCTCCCGCTTGAGCGTCTGCTGCGTGGCAAAGACATCCATCTCGTTATCGATACGGTTGAGAAAATCGGACTGGATTCGCAGCGTGTCACTTTGTCCAGCGGCGAATCCATCAAATACGACGCGCTGGTTGTGGCGTTGGGCAGCGAGACAGCATTTTTCGGGATCCCGGGGCTGCAGGAGTACAGCTTCACCCTCAAATCGGTGGAGGAAGCAAACCGGATCCGTGCCCATGTGGAAGAGCGTATCGTGGCTTACAAAGCAAGCAAAGACAAGGCAGACGCGACCTTCGTCGTCGGCGGCGGCGGTCTGACTGGAATCGAGCTGGTCGGTGAATTTGCGGACATGCTGCCTACCCTGTGCCACAAGCACGGCGTAGATTTTGCAGATGTTTCCATTTACTGTGTGGAAGCGGGCCCGTCTATTCTGGCTGGTTTCGCTCCTGACTTGGTCGAGCGTGCAAAAACAAGCCTGGAAAAACGTGGCGTAACCTTCCTGACAGGTGTACCTGTCACCGAGATGAAGGAAACGACCGTTCTCCTGAAAGATGGCAGCAGCATCGAAACGAAAACGATGGTTTGGACCGGCGGCGTTCAAGGCAACCGCGTCGTTGCAGAGTCCGGCCTAGAAGTAAACCGCGGCCGTGCGACTGTCACCGAGTTCCTGCAATCCACTTCCCATCCGGAAGTATTCCTGGCAGGCGACAGCGCAGTGGTTATGGGGCCAGAAGGCCGTCCGTACCCGCCAACTGCACAGCTGGCATGGCAAATGGGTGAAGTCGTTGGCTACAACCTGTTCGCTCACTTCAACGGTTCGAAAATGGAAAGCTTTGTACCTGTATTCTCCGGTACGTTGGGAAGCTTGGGCCGCAAAGACGCGATCGGTACGATCGGTGCGAGCCAAATCAAGCTGAAAGGCCTGCCTGCTTCCCTCATGAAAGAAGCGAGCAACATTCGTTACCTGTCTCATATCAACGGCCTTTCTTCGCTGGCTTACTAATCAACGCAATCAAATAAGGCAAAACCCGGGATCGAGAGTCCCGGGTTTTTTTGTCTATCCAGCATAAGGGCAATCGCGGTCTGCCAAAAGGCATGGCGTAGCTAGGTTTTCCAATTGGCAAAGCGCTTCGCCAAATTCATGCAGCCACAGGGGGGCAAGTACCCTTAGCCGTTTCCGCTCGGGTCTTCTACGACGTGCGGGGATTGCGCCATTTTTTTTCCGCGCATTTCGGCGCCAAACTGGTCAAGATCGCTTGGCTTTCCTGGGGGATGATTGTTGCGGCGCTCCGATTTGTCGCTCTTTCCACGTCCTGCCATCCTTCTGTCACCTCCTGCCTTGTAGATCCTTTCTATTCTTTACGGAGTCGGCATTTGTCATGTAAGCACGCTGCGAGAGAAAGCGGCACCAAGAAAAAAGTTGGCTGCAAGGATTGTCACACTGTGTTGAAAAGGGTATAATGTCCTCTATGAAGAAACAACTGTTTTTCTCAGGAGGACATTCAGGTGAAACGGGATGAAAAGTTTTATTTGATTCGGTCCGACATCCTGCCGGAATCGATCGTCAAGACGATCGAAGCGAAAAAAATGCTGGAGTCAGGCGAAGTCGATACGGTCAACGAAGCGGTCGAGCGGGTAGGGCTAAGCCGGAGTGCTTTTTACAAGTACAAAGACGGCATTTTCCCTTTCAACTCCATGATGAATGAAAAAATCATGACGATCACCTTTTCGTTGGAACACAGGTCAGGCTTCTTGTCCAAAGTGTTGAGCTACATGGCAGAGCAGGGCGGAAACGTACTTACCATCAATCAAACCATTCCGTTGCAAGGGATCGCTACCATCTCCATGTCTGTAGATATGGCGCATATGAAGGTTTCCAGTACGGAATTTTTGGATGGCTTACAACAAATACCCGGCGTACGCAAAGCGATGATCGTAGGCAGAGGGTAAAAGAGGGCAGGAGGAGTTTACGTGGAGAAGAACATCATCAAGCTGGGGCTTATGGGCTTCGGGACCGTGGGGACTGGTGTGGTCCGCATCATCCAAGCGCATCAGGAGGACCTGCAGAAACAGACGGGCCTTGGGATTGAGATCACCAAAATCCTCGTCCAGGATGCGGAGAAAGCACGCAACATTCCGGCAATGGAAGGCAAGCTGACCACGGATCCGGACGAGCTGCTGGATGATCCCGAGATTGAGGTCATCGTCGAAGTAATCGGCGGGATCCAGCCGGCGAAAGATTACATCCTGGGCGCACTGGAGCGCGGCAAGCACGTCGTGACCGCGAACAAGGACTTGATGGCGCTGCACGGGGCAGAGATCTTGAACAAGGCGCAGGAAAAAGGCTGTGACGTGTTCTACGAGGCGAGCGTGGCAGGCGGCATCCCGATCTTGCGGGCGCTCGTCGAAGGCTTCGCATCTGATCGCATCACGAAAATGATGGGGATCGTAAACGGGACGACGAACTACATCTTGAGCAAGATGAGCAAGGAAGGCGCCGAATACTCCGACGTACTGAAAGAAGCGCAAGCGCTCGGCTATGCGGAAGCAAATCCGACCTCCGATGTGGAAGGCTTCGATGCCGCCCGCAAGATGGCGATTCTGGCTACTCTGGGCTTCCGGGTGCCGATGAAGCTGGAGGACGTGGATGTAAAGGGAATCAGCTCCGTCAGCAAGGAAGACATCGCCTACGGCAAACAGCTCGGATATGAAGTGAAGCTGCTGGGATTGGCTCGCCGTGACGGGGAAGCCATCGAGGTCAGCGTGCAGCCGACCCTGATACCGAAGTCGCATCCCCTTGCATCCGTAAATGGCGTGTTCAACGCCGTATACGTACATGGAGAAGCCGTAGGAGAGACGATGTTTTACGGGCCGGGTGCAGGCGAGCTGCCGACGGCAACGGCAGTGGTTTCCGACCTGGTGACCGTGGTCAAAAACCGCAAGCTCGGCGTGAATGGACGCGGCATGGTGGCACCATACAAGGAAAAGATTCTCAAGGCCGACAGCGAAAAGCTCTCCAAGTATTTCCTGCGCATCGTCGTCGCCGACAAACGCGGCGTGCTCGCGCAGATCACCCAGCTCTTGGCCAACCAAAACATCTCATTGGAGCAAGTGATCCAACAGCCGTACAACAACGATGGCGAGGCGGAAATCATCATGATCACGCACTTGTCCTCGAAATTGGATATGGACGGCGTGTTGTCCGATATGGAGCAAATGGACATCGTAACGAAGGTGAAAAGCTGCTACCGTGTGGAAGGGGGAGATCAGTCATGAGCTCAGATCGTCAATTCGGAATTATCGCGCGATACCGGGAATTTCTCCCGGTCACGGACAAAACTCCGCTCGTGAGTCTGCATGAGGGAAACACGCCGTTGATCCACGCTCCGAAGCTGTCCCAGCAATTGGGTGTCGAGCTGTACGTCAAGTATGAAGGACTGAATCCGACCGGGTCATTTAAAGACCGGGGAATGGTGATGGCTGTAGCCAAGGCTGTCGAGGAAGGCAGTACGACGATCATGTGCGCTTCTACCGGCAACACGTCAGCGGCAGCAGCAGCGTACGCCGCTCGTTGCGGACTTCGCTGCATCGTGCTCATTCCGAGCGGAAACATCGCACTGGGCAAGCTTGCCCAAGCAATTGCGTACGGTGCTGAAGTCATCGCAATCGATGGAAACTTTGACGAGGCTTTGAATATTGTTCGGGAAATAACCGCAAACGAACCGATCACCCTGGTAAACTCGGTGAACCCTTACCGAATCGAAGGCCAGAAGTCAGCTGCTTTTGAAGTGTGCGACGCCCTCGGAGACGCGCCCGACATTCTCGCAATCCCAGTGGGGAACGCCGGCAATATTACCGCGTATTGGAAAGGGTTTAAGGAGTACCAGTCAGCAGGGAAATCGAGCAGTCTGCCCCGCATGTTCGGATTCCAGGCAGCAGGGGCCGCGCCGCTAGTTCACGGCCAGCCGGTGCCAAACCCGGAAACCGTGGCGACGGCCATCCGCATCGGCAACCCGGCCAGCAAGGAGGGAGCGCTGAATGCCGTCAGCGAGTCCAACGGCTTGATTGACAGTGTGACGGACGAGGAAATTCTTCAGGCGTACCAATTGCTGGCGAAAAGCGAAGGGGTCTTCTGCGAGCCTGCTTCGGCAGCATCTTTGGCGGGAATCATCAAGCTGCACGCGGCGGGCAAGCTTCCGCAAGGCGCGAAGGTAGCTTGTGTTCTCACGGGTAACGGACTGAAGGACCCGAATATCGCAATCAAGATGGTGGGCGAAGAACCGCGGTCCGTACCGGCTACCCGCGAGGCGGTCATGGCGCTGGTGAGCCAAAGCAGGGGCGGAGTGCTGTCATGAGCGGTCCCATCGTAAGAGTCACCGTACCTGCCAGCACGGCAAATCTCGGCCCGGGGTTCGACGCCCTGGGCTTGGCTTTCCAATTGTACTCGGTCGTGGAGATGAGAAAAAGCGAGCAAACCACAATCGAGCTCGTCGGCAAAGAACTGGAAGGAACTCCAGCGGACAAGAGCAATTTGCTCTATCAGGTAGCGGCCCAGCTGTTTGAAAAAGCGGGACTGGCAAAACCGGAGCTGGCCATTCGCGCCTCCAGCGATGCACCTCTGACGCGTGGGCTTGGAAGCAGTGCAGCCGCGATCGTCGGTGCCCTCGTGGCGGCCAATCAGCTGGCAGGGGAGCCGTTTACCCGCGACCAATTGTTCGAGATGGCGACGAGGCTTGAGGGACACCCCGACAATGTGGGCGCATCCATGTTTGGAGGCTTCGTGGTCGCCACGATGCCGGAGTCGGCAAACGACCCGATTCCGTACATACGCCTCGATGTACCCGCAGGATTGCAGACGCTCGTGATCATTCCCGAATATCCGCTGTCCACGGAAAAAGCCCGGAACGTTTTGCCGCAGGTGTACAGCAAGCAGGATGTTGTATATAATGTTGGTCATAGCAGTTTGCTTGTGGCCGCATTGGCACAAGGCAGGCTGGACCTGTTGGGACAAGCAATGGGAGATCGGCTGCATCAGCCGTACCGAGCCGAGCTTGTACCCGGCCTGAAAGACATCCTGGATGGAGCAACTGCCCACGGGGCATGGGGTGCTGCGCTTAGCGGCGCCGGCCCGACGATTTTGTGCTTTTTCTCTACGGACGAACAGCGGGAGCAATTGCGACAGTTCGTGGACAGGGTGATGAACGGGCACGGCATCTCGTACCGCGTAATGATTCTTCAGCCGGACGAACATGGCGTACAGGTCGAAATCCATCAGACATAGAGAATAGTGGATAGGAGAAGCGCCATGCAGAAGAAACTTGCCTTTCTCGGACCACGTGGTACGTTTTCCGAAGAAGCGGCCCGGTCTTTGCCCGTAGAGAAGCCTTTTGATTACGTGCCTTATCCGAGCATCATCGAAGTACTCAATGCGGTAGCCAGAGAAGAAGTGACATACGGGATTGTCCCGATCGAAAACTCCATTGAGGGGACGGTCAATTCCACCTTGGACTGGTTGATCCATGAGGTCGATCTGCCCATTCTGGCAGAGCTGGCTTTGCCGATTACCCAAAACCTGCTGGTGGCGAAGCGCGAAGAGCGATTGCCCTTGTCCGAAATCACGCGGGTCATGTCCCATCCGCAGGCGATTGCCCAAAGCTTTCATTTTATCCGGGAGCATATGCCGCAGGCGGTCGTGGAAAACGTAAACAGTACGGCACTGGCTGCCCAGATGGTAAGCGAACACCCGGAGGAGCCATGGGCCGCGATCGGGACTCGCCTGAATGCTGACATTTACC
Proteins encoded:
- the pheA gene encoding prephenate dehydratase, yielding MQKKLAFLGPRGTFSEEAARSLPVEKPFDYVPYPSIIEVLNAVAREEVTYGIVPIENSIEGTVNSTLDWLIHEVDLPILAELALPITQNLLVAKREERLPLSEITRVMSHPQAIAQSFHFIREHMPQAVVENVNSTALAAQMVSEHPEEPWAAIGTRLNADIYPLVVAQPHIQDFSNNYTRFVLVGQEPLALPASSREKTTILVTLPEDFPGALYQVLAAFAWRKINLSRIESRPTKKALGSYFFVIDIEQKMDEVLLPGAFAEIEAIGCQVRQLGTYPFYMQEVNS
- the thrB gene encoding homoserine kinase; the encoded protein is MSGPIVRVTVPASTANLGPGFDALGLAFQLYSVVEMRKSEQTTIELVGKELEGTPADKSNLLYQVAAQLFEKAGLAKPELAIRASSDAPLTRGLGSSAAAIVGALVAANQLAGEPFTRDQLFEMATRLEGHPDNVGASMFGGFVVATMPESANDPIPYIRLDVPAGLQTLVIIPEYPLSTEKARNVLPQVYSKQDVVYNVGHSSLLVAALAQGRLDLLGQAMGDRLHQPYRAELVPGLKDILDGATAHGAWGAALSGAGPTILCFFSTDEQREQLRQFVDRVMNGHGISYRVMILQPDEHGVQVEIHQT